A single window of Streptomyces griseoviridis DNA harbors:
- the rpsR gene encoding 30S ribosomal protein S18, producing the protein MAKPPVRKPKKKVCAFCKDKVTYVDYKDTNMLRKFISDRGKIRARRVTGNCTQHQRDVATAVKNSREMALLPYTSTAR; encoded by the coding sequence ATGGCGAAGCCGCCTGTGCGCAAGCCTAAGAAGAAGGTCTGCGCTTTCTGCAAGGACAAGGTCACGTACGTGGACTACAAGGACACGAACATGCTGCGGAAGTTCATTTCCGACCGCGGCAAGATCCGTGCCCGCCGCGTGACCGGCAACTGCACGCAGCACCAGCGTGACGTCGCCACGGCCGTGAAGAACAGCCGTGAGATGGCGCTGCTGCCCTACACCTCCACCGCGCGATAA
- the rpsF gene encoding 30S ribosomal protein S6 — protein MRHYEVMVILDPDLEERSVSPLIENFLSVVREGNGKVEKVDTWGRRRLSYEIKKKPEGIYSVIDLQAEPAVVKELDRQMNLNESVLRTKVLRPEMH, from the coding sequence ATGCGTCACTACGAGGTGATGGTCATCCTCGACCCCGATCTCGAGGAGCGCTCTGTCTCCCCGCTGATCGAGAACTTCCTCTCCGTCGTCCGTGAGGGCAACGGAAAGGTCGAGAAGGTCGACACCTGGGGCCGTCGTCGTCTCTCGTACGAGATCAAGAAGAAGCCCGAGGGCATCTACTCGGTCATCGACCTGCAGGCCGAGCCTGCGGTCGTCAAGGAGCTCGACCGCCAGATGAACCTGAACGAGTCGGTCCTCCGGACCAAGGTCCTCCGCCCCGAGATGCACTGA
- the rplI gene encoding 50S ribosomal protein L9, whose product MKIILTHEVSGLGAAGDVVDVKDGYARNYLIPRKFAIRWTKGGEKDVEQIRRARKIHEIQTIEQANSVKAQLEGVKVRLAVRSGDAGRLFGSVTPADVASAIKAAGGPEVDKRRIELGSPIKTLGGHETSVRLHPEVAAKVTIEVVAA is encoded by the coding sequence ATGAAGATCATCCTCACCCACGAGGTCTCCGGCCTCGGTGCCGCGGGCGACGTCGTCGACGTCAAGGACGGTTACGCTCGCAACTACCTGATCCCGCGGAAGTTCGCTATCCGCTGGACCAAGGGTGGCGAGAAGGACGTCGAGCAGATCCGTCGCGCTCGCAAGATCCACGAGATCCAGACCATCGAGCAGGCCAACTCCGTGAAGGCCCAGCTCGAAGGCGTGAAGGTCCGTCTGGCCGTCCGCTCCGGCGACGCCGGTCGTCTCTTCGGTTCCGTCACCCCGGCCGACGTCGCTTCGGCGATCAAGGCTGCCGGCGGCCCCGAGGTCGACAAGCGCCGCATCGAGCTTGGCTCGCCCATCAAGACCCTGGGCGGGCACGAGACGTCCGTGCGTCTGCACCCCGAGGTGGCCGCCAAGGTCACCATCGAGGTCGTCGCGGCCTGA
- a CDS encoding single-stranded DNA-binding protein has product MAGETVITVVGNLVDDPELRFTPSGAAVAKFRVASTPRTFDRQTNEWKDGESLFLTCSVWRQAAENVAESLQRGMRVIVQGRLKQRSYEDREGVKRTVYELDVEEVGASLRSATAKVTKTAGGGRGGQGGYGGGSGSGGGGGQGGGGWGGNSGGGQQGGGAPADDPWATGGAPAGGNQGGGGGGGWGGNSGGGGGYSDEPPF; this is encoded by the coding sequence ATGGCAGGCGAGACCGTCATCACGGTCGTCGGCAATCTTGTCGACGACCCCGAGCTGCGCTTCACCCCTTCCGGTGCGGCCGTCGCGAAGTTCCGTGTCGCGTCCACGCCCCGGACCTTCGACCGTCAGACCAACGAGTGGAAGGACGGCGAGAGCCTGTTCCTGACCTGCTCGGTCTGGCGTCAGGCGGCTGAGAACGTCGCCGAGTCCCTCCAGCGAGGCATGCGCGTCATCGTGCAGGGCCGGCTGAAGCAGCGGTCCTACGAGGACCGTGAGGGCGTCAAGCGCACGGTCTACGAGCTGGACGTCGAGGAAGTCGGCGCCAGCCTCCGCAGTGCCACGGCGAAGGTCACCAAGACGGCCGGTGGCGGTCGCGGTGGCCAGGGTGGTTACGGCGGCGGCAGCGGCAGCGGTGGCGGCGGCGGCCAGGGTGGCGGCGGCTGGGGTGGAAACTCCGGCGGCGGCCAGCAGGGCGGCGGCGCTCCCGCGGACGACCCGTGGGCGACCGGCGGTGCTCCCGCCGGTGGCAACCAGGGCGGCGGCGGTGGCGGCGGCTGGGGTGGAAACTCCGGCGGCGGCGGTGGCTACTCGGACGAGCCCCCCTTCTAG
- the femX gene encoding peptidoglycan bridge formation glycyltransferase FemX, whose translation MSLTLRTISREQHLAYIQSLPSASHMQVPAWADVKAEWRAESLGWFDDRTGELVGAGLVLYRQLPKIKRYLAYLPEGPVINWFAPNLTEWLEPMLAHLKHQGAFSVKMGPPVIIRRWDANSIKQGIQNPDVKRLRDIEADFIEPRAFEVSDKLRRMGWQQGEDGGAGFGDVQPRYVFQVPLANRSLEEVHKNFNQLWRRNIKKAEKAGVEVVQGGYQDLEEWQRLYEITAVRDHFRPRPLSYFQRMWTALNTEDPNRMRLYFARHNGVNLSAATMLIVGGHVWYSYGASDNIGREVRPSNAMQWRMLRDAYALGATAYDLRGISDSLDETDHLFGLIQFKVGTGGQAAEYLGEWDFPLNKLLHKALDIYMSRR comes from the coding sequence ATGAGCCTGACCCTGAGGACGATCAGCCGCGAGCAGCATCTGGCGTACATCCAGAGCCTGCCGTCGGCGAGCCACATGCAGGTTCCCGCCTGGGCCGACGTCAAGGCGGAGTGGCGCGCGGAGAGCCTCGGCTGGTTCGACGACCGGACCGGTGAACTGGTCGGCGCGGGGCTCGTCCTCTACCGTCAGCTGCCCAAGATCAAGCGCTACCTCGCCTATCTGCCCGAGGGCCCGGTCATCAACTGGTTCGCGCCGAACCTGACCGAGTGGCTCGAGCCGATGCTCGCCCACCTCAAGCACCAGGGCGCCTTCTCGGTGAAGATGGGCCCGCCGGTGATCATCCGGCGCTGGGACGCGAACTCGATCAAGCAGGGCATCCAGAACCCGGACGTGAAGCGGCTGCGGGACATCGAGGCCGACTTCATCGAACCGCGCGCCTTCGAGGTCTCCGACAAGCTGCGCCGGATGGGCTGGCAGCAGGGCGAGGACGGCGGCGCCGGCTTCGGCGACGTGCAGCCGCGCTACGTCTTCCAGGTGCCGCTGGCCAACCGTTCCCTCGAAGAGGTCCACAAGAACTTCAACCAGCTGTGGCGGCGCAACATCAAGAAGGCCGAGAAGGCCGGCGTCGAGGTCGTCCAGGGCGGCTACCAGGACCTGGAGGAGTGGCAGCGGCTGTACGAGATCACGGCCGTGCGCGACCACTTCAGGCCTCGCCCGCTCTCGTACTTCCAGCGCATGTGGACGGCCCTCAACACCGAGGACCCCAACCGGATGCGGCTGTACTTCGCCCGCCACAACGGGGTCAACCTGTCGGCGGCGACGATGCTGATCGTCGGCGGGCACGTCTGGTACTCCTACGGCGCCTCCGACAACATCGGGCGCGAGGTGCGGCCGTCGAACGCGATGCAGTGGCGGATGCTGCGGGACGCCTACGCGCTCGGCGCGACCGCCTACGACCTGCGCGGCATCTCCGACTCGCTGGACGAGACCGACCACCTCTTCGGCCTGATCCAGTTCAAGGTGGGCACCGGCGGCCAGGCCGCGGAGTACCTCGGCGAGTGGGACTTCCCGCTCAACAAGCTGCTCCACAAGGCGCTCGACATCTACATGTCGCGCCGCTGA